A genome region from Triticum aestivum cultivar Chinese Spring chromosome 2B, IWGSC CS RefSeq v2.1, whole genome shotgun sequence includes the following:
- the LOC123039941 gene encoding bisdemethoxycurcumin synthase, with amino-acid sequence MAGSSPKVSEIRCAQRAEGSAAMLAIGTANPANKVSQEEYPDYYFRVTKSEHLTDHKDTFKIICGLTGTENRFFYHTDELLNSHPVLLDNTSPSREARHDIVAKAAPELAAAAAKKAIAKWGRPASDITHLIVSTNSDAGAPSADVRLVSLLGLRADVCRTMLHLNGCFAGCSALRLAKDLAENNCGARVLVACVELAISGFCSPGEGDCLDTLITHALFGDGAGAVIVGADPMHPIENPLFEMVSVSQTLVPSTENVLTLNLGSNGTHGKVYTKLPTLVADTMEPCLLEAFGPLEMDFQWNDLFWAVHPGSRGILDQLDKTLQLEPTKLAASRTVVQKFGNMFSATVIFVLDELQRRMEEEGEQAEWGAMVGFGPGFTIETMVLHATGALKKN; translated from the exons ATGGCAGGCAGCTCACCGAAGGTTAGTGAGATCCGGTGTGCGCAGCGTGCGGAAGGCTCCGCGGCAATGCTGGCTATCGGAACAGCAAATCCGGCGAACAAGGTGTCCCAAGAAGAGTACCCTGACTATTATTTCCGCGTTACCAAGAGCGAGCACCTTACTGACCATAAAGACACATTCAAGATAATAT GTGGTCTAACGGGCACGGAGAATCGTTTCTTCTACCACACGGATGAACTGCTCAACTCCCACCCTGTCTTGCTGGACAACACGTCACCGTCCCGTGAGGCTCGGCATGATATCGTGGCCAAGGCTGCTCCAGAGcttgcggcagcagcagcaaagaagGCCATCGCAAAGTGGGGCCGTCCGGCCAGTGACATCACCCACCTTATCGTCAGCACCAACTCTGACGCTGGCGCCCCAAGCGCTGACGTACGCTTGGTTTCACTCCTTGGCCTTCGCGCCGATGTCTGTCGTACCATGCTCCATCTTAACGGCTGCTTCGCCGGCTGCTCCGCCTTGCGCCTAGCCAAGGACCTTGCTGAGAATAACTGTGGGGCACGCGTCCTCGTAGCTTGCGTGGAGCTTGCCATTTCTGGCTTCTGCAGCCCCGGCGAAGGGGACTGCTTAGACACCCTCATCACTCATGCGTTGTTTGGTGATGGGGCAGGCGCGGTAATCGTCGGCGCCGACCCCATGCACCCCATCGAGAATCCTCTGTTTGAGATGGTGTCCGTCTCTCAGACCCTCGTGCCGAGCACTGAGAATGTGCTCACCCTGAACTTGGGGAGCAATGGCACTCATGGGAAAGTTTACACCAAACTGCCCACACTGGTAGCAGACACCATGGAACCTTGTCTTCTGGAAGCGTTTGGTCCACTTGAGATGGACTTCCAATGGAATGACCTCTTCTGGGCAGTGCACCCTGGCAGCCGTGGGATCTTGGACCAACTTGACAAGACACTCCAGTTGGAGCCCACGAAGCTAGCGGCGAGCAGAACTGTCGTACAGAAGTTTGGGAACATGTTTAGCGCCACCGTGATCTTCGTGCTTGATGAGCTACAGCGtcgaatggaggaggaaggagagcaAGCTGAGTGGGGGGCCATGGTGGGATTTGGACCAGGCTTCACTATCGAGACCATGGTGCTCCATGCAACCGGCGCTCTCAAGAAAAATTAG